In Cotesia glomerata isolate CgM1 linkage group LG3, MPM_Cglom_v2.3, whole genome shotgun sequence, one genomic interval encodes:
- the LOC123260619 gene encoding metallophosphoesterase 1, translating to MVRVSIYFDTKKFYLSMLDMNKRSYKHYLLEAFIAALCLVVYCEYLIYYVVLAQCSWPDIDSFKADPSIKPAIIEEKPVKIIFIADTHLLGSKTGHWFDKLRREWQMYRTFQTSMVLHKPEIVFFLGDIFDEGARSSEDEFQTYVNRFHSLFSVPKNTYSYVLAGNHDMGFHYAITPYKNQRFINSMKSPNVKRVSIRGNHFILINSMAFEGDGCFLCRPAEVKIYEISKQLKCAKGIKSDCAKSGKTIIEIYSRPILLQHFPMYRESDASCREPDQAPDEIKNFKFRERWDCLSKESSVQLLELLNPRLIIDGHTHHGCRQLHGEDTLEITIPSYSWRNKNNPSFLIGVFTPNNYALSKCYMPVENTVILIYTVGGICIVFYLLFRAKQKMNRRHHFLKLH from the exons ATGGTAAGAGTATCTATATattttgatacaaaaaaattttatttatcaatgttGGACATGAATAAGCGATCATATAAACACTATTTACTCGAAGCTTTTATTGCTGCTCTTTGTCTTGTAGTCTACTGTGAATATCTCATTTACTATGTCGTCCTTGCACAA tgctCATGGCCAGATATCGACAGCTTTAAAGCAGACCCTTCAATCAAACCAGCCATAATAGAGGAGAAGccggtaaaaattatttttatagcaGATACTCATTTATTAGGATCTAAAACTGGACATTGGTTTGATAAGCTTAGAAG AGAATGGCAAATGTACAGGACTTTTCAAACATCAATGGTTCTTCATAAACCtgagattgttttttttttgg gaGATATATTTGATGAAGGAGCTCGAAGTAGTGAAGATGAATTCCAAACTTATGTTAATAGATTTCATTCTCTTTTTTCTGTTCCGAAGAACACTTATTCTTATGTGCTTGCCGGAAATCATGACATGGGTTTTCACTATG caaTAACACCTTATAAAAATCAACGATTTATCAATAGTATGAAATCACCAAACGTCAAAAGAGTCAGCATCCGAGGAAATCattttatacttattaataGCATGGCATTCGAAGGGGATGGATGTTTTCTTTGTAGGCCTGctgaagttaaaatttacgaaATATCAa AACAATTGAAATGCGCCAAAGGAATCAAAAGTGATTGTGCTAAGTCTGGAAAAACTATAATTGAAATATACAGTCGGCCAATTTTACTTCAA CACTTTCCAATGTATCGAGAGTCTGATGCTTCATGCAGAGAACCAGATCAAGCACcagatgaaataaaaaattttaaatttcgtgAGCGGTGGGATTGTTTGTCAAAAGAGTCTTCTGTACAG CTTTTGGAGTTATTGAATCCAAGACTTATTATTGATGGTCATACACATCACGGCTGCAGACAATTACATGGTGAAGACACTCTAGAAATCACAATTCCTTCATACAGttggagaaataaaaataatccatcatttttaata ggAGTTTTTACACCAAACAATTACGCTTTATCAAAATGTTACATGCCCGTTGAGAATACAGTTATTTTAATATACACTGTAGGTGGAATATGTATCGTTTTTTATCTTCTGTTTCGAGCCAAGCAAAAAATGAACCGCCGTCATCACTTTTTAAAACTACATTGA
- the LOC123261817 gene encoding RNA polymerase II-associated protein 1 produces the protein MDDFTPIKRPKPGDGEEELFRMQEEFIKSRQKPSAKVINLRAQHKEATVKSTNEDNKQSDTKFRSKFAEMRALKTAEKTAQLQSNENISSGQSSKDVSNASTSKLLDPIRHVPLDAYKPLLGNIVEKKYKSSDQKSLKHMDSFENKTGFPSVFKIDHKASADNSNSLFYQTSLINKELNEAVTSSNDDKIIDINSSDSIEDSVSSEIHKSNVEKLNSMTKEEILEEKKRLESTLDPKLLEFLRARKKPASSEYKIKVLEPKTIKPDLKDDVNKMECEPIPPEPPAPVTEIVEQASDKGWVHMDKVESEKLEWMKEIEPSKDGESTPDEPYNARFDFNGLLLPFKDDELLNKGLHNHGDEPDRPGYTLQELLQLSRSSTQQQRCTALTTLGNIMEKSRKGWYDKALNPPPLGALSQRNIILLLRFSLDDKSVAVITATLQALRAFLCSEADEVCMDRLCGWEYPDGNCLVPELPAPKHDVEDISTLKDHQLAQLDSIAAIMRSDIILRIRYILSELQPPPVGVTSALEILIRLARHSRITALNIATTPQLLDTIVKNFIPLTTERLVTLDTEKAYGVPNVTAIRLCRILVEYGGRPVADRLNNLKIIHSFLSYSNSDAGETGLRLAIEALRLWRLICNNNVATDSISGAKLILGSQLQLLLSNHDLTSASELSCEYATALVALSSREESLRPTISTLLTKWSTQLAKVSSATWSTTKLVAVTLTSLNDLSPLKTEWTNNPKIFNNICSSSNLLSTCTPASERDPSSLPSLGVLTQDGEVQPAVSLNCCFPFLATLCDAMIKSSKFHDFEKIIQNPDVIKYFRQLVNYDWSLEFSWYSRAELFFITTIVRACAKFPTSDLINEIIWKIAVKLISTLPADASRAVNEVLDIVLSNERLAIDRLAEDLNTMKLNSGGENITLKLPNNISNIYKQYITSKNCWNEAAMPQDWPYMPLVDAYSNHKNKIGWNEDDTIKITVVLSLELAMREVFYSLAPTVRFSRLVLVYLCDTVYLNDNVSFLLKRATFELISKYYKRFNFSSDLPGVSSFNDVFTSICECFIANSYGDEGFAICLLVPIAQRHDVHYRKLLWSEHAGALRYLKLSPEKLACPIEEYLYPLEQDISLIESYLTALVRKTIKKEWCPLMYMIAIHHSAMFLRDMSPLASKMRSRISKISDQELAECLLNYSPPVNN, from the coding sequence ATGGATGATTTTACACCTATTAAACGACCTAAACCTGGTGATGGTGAGGAAGAACTCTTTCGGATGCAGGAAGAGTTTATTAAATCTCGTCAAAAGCCATCAGCAAAGGTTATTAATTTACGAGCTCAACATAAAGAAGCGACTGTGAAATCAACAAACGAAGACAATAAACAATCAGATACTAAATTCCGATCAAAATTTGCTGAAATGAGAGCATTAAAGACAGCAGAAAAAACGGCTCAACTTCAATctaatgaaaatataagcAGTGGGCAGTCATCAAAAGATGTTTCCAATGCATCTACATCTAAGTTACTTGATCCAATTCGACATGTACCTTTGGATGCTTATAAACCTTTATTAGGGAATATAgtagagaaaaaatataaatctagTGATCAAAAATCACTTAAACACATGGATAGTTTTGAAAACAAAACTGGATTTCCAtcagtttttaaaatcgatCATAAAGCATCTGCTGATAATTccaatagtttattttatcaaactagtttgatcaataaagaattaaatgaGGCTGTAACAAGTAGTaatgatgataaaattattgatattaattcaAGTGATTCAATAGAAGATTCTGTAAGTTCAGAAATTCATAAAAGCAATGTTGAAAAGCTAAATAGTATGACAAAAGAAGAGATTTTGGAGGAAAAAAAACGATTGGAAAGTACCTTGGACCctaaattattagaatttcTTCGAGCTAGAAAAAAACCTGCGAGCtcagaatataaaattaaagttttagaaCCAAAAACCATAAAGCCTGATCTTAAAGACGACGTTAATAAAATGGAATGCGAGCCAATACCTCCAGAGCCGCCAGCTCCTGTGACAGAAATCGTTGAGCAAGCATCAGATAAAGGTTGGGTTCATATGGACAAGGTAGAATCAGAAAAATTGGAATGGATGAAAGAAATAGAACCTAGTAAAGATGGCGAATCGACACCAGACGAGCCTTATAATGCACGTTTTGACTTCAATGGTTTACTTTTACCTTTCAAAGacgatgaattattaaataaaggcTTGCACAATCACGGTGATGAGCCCGATCGTCCAGGTTATACGCTTCAAGAGTTATTACAGCTCAGTCGATCTTCAACTCAACAGCAGCGTTGCACAGCACTGACTACTTTAGGTAATATTATGGAAAAAAGCCGTAAAGGTTGGTACGACAAGGCATTAAATCCTCCACCTCTTGGTGCTTTAAGTcaaagaaatattattttattattgagatTTTCATTAGATGATAAATCCGTTGCTGTTATTACTGCAACTCTACAAGCGCTTAGAGCATTTTTATGTAGTGAAGCTGATGAAGTTTGTATGGATAGACTTTGTGGATGGGAATATCCTGACGGAAACTGTTTAGTTCCTGAATTACCGGCACCTAAACACGATGTTGAGGACATAAGTACTCTGAAAGATCATCAACTAGCACAATTAGACAGTATTGCTGCTATCATGAGATCAGATATTATTTTACGTATCAGATATATATTGAGTGAACTACAACCGCCTCCTGTAGGAGTAACATCAGCTTTGGAAATATTAATTCGTCTAGCTCGACATTCACGCATAACCGCTTTGAATATTGCTACGACTCCCCAACTGTTGGATACCattgtcaaaaatttcataCCATTGACTACTGAACGACTTGTAACTCTTGATACTGAAAAGGCTTATGGAGTTCCTAATGTCACAGCAATTCGATTGTGTCGAATACTGGTGGAATATGGTGGAAGACCCGTCGCAGATCgtctcaataatttaaaaataattcattcttTTCTGTCGTACAGTAACAGTGATGCAGGTGAAACGGGACTTCGGCTGGCCATCGAAGCCTTACGTTTGTGGCGGTTAATCTGTAACAATAACGTCGCTACAGACAGCATTTCCGgagcaaaattaatattaggTTCACAATTGCAGCTTTTATTAAGCAATCATGACCTGACAAGTGCCTCTGAACTGTCTTGCGAATATGCTACAGCACTTGTAGCTCTTTCTTCTCGTGAAGAAAGTTTAAGACCTACTATATCTACACTATTGACCAAATGGAGTACACAACTAGCTAAAGTTTCTTCAGCCACATGGAGTACTACGAAGCTTGTTGCTGTGACGTTAACATCACTTAACGATTTATCGCCATTGAAAACTGAATGGACGaataatccaaaaatttttaataacatttgCTCCAGTTCAAATTTACTGAGTACTTGTACGCCAGCAAGTGAAAGAGATCCATCATCACTTCCGAGTTTAGGAGTCCTCACTCAAGATGGTGAAGTCCAGCCAGCTGTATCATTAAACTGTTGTTTTCCGTTTTTGGCAACACTCTGTGATGCAATGATAAAATCATCAAAGTTCCATGATTTCGAAAAGATTATTCAAAACCCGgatgtaattaaatattttcgacAATTGGTGAACTACGATTGGTCGTTAGAATTTAGTTGGTACTCTCGagcagaattattttttattacgacTATCGTTAGAGCTTGTGCAAAATTTCCAACTAGTGATTTGATAAACGAAATTATTTGGAAAATAGctgtaaaattaatatcaacatTACCAGCAGATGCTTCTCGCGCCGTAAATGAAGTTCTTGACATTGTTCTTTCTAATGAAAGATTAGCAATCGATCGACTTGCCGAAGATTTAAAtacaatgaaattaaatagTGGGGGTGAAAATATTACCCTTAAATtgccaaataatatttctaatatttaCAAACAGTACATTACGTCAAAAAACTGCTGGAATGAAGCTGCGATGCCTCAAGACTGGCCGTATATGCCGCTAGTCGATGCTTATTctaatcacaaaaataaaatcggCTGGAATGAGGAtgatacaataaaaataactgtTGTATTAAGTTTGGAATTAGCTATGCGTGAAGTTTTTTACAGTTTAGCTCCAACAGTTAGATTTTCACGATTGGTTCTCGTTTACCTTTGTGATacagtttatttaaatgataatgtaTCTTTTTTACTCAAACGAGCTACGTTTgaattaataagtaaatattacaaaCGATTCAATTTTTCAAGCGACTTACCTGGTGTTAGCTCATTCAATGATGTCTTCACATCGATATGCGAGTGTTTTATTGCTAATTCTTATGGTGATGAAGGATTCGCAATCTGTTTATTAGTACCAATAGCTCAGCGACATGATGTAcattatagaaaattattgtGGTCTGAACACGCTGGAGCTCTCAGATACTTGAAATTATCCCCAGAAAAATTAGCTTGTCCTATTGAGGAATATCTATATCCACTTGAGCAAGACATATCATTAATAGAATCATATTTGACAGCTTTAGtaagaaaaacaataaaaaaagaatggTGTCCTTTGATGTACATGATTGCTATCCATCATTCAGCAATGTTTTTACGTGATATGTCTCCATTAGCGAGCAAAATGCGTTCCCGGATATCAAAAATAAGTGACCAAGAGTTAGCGGAATGCTTATTAAACTATTCACCacctgtaaataattaa